Proteins from one Clostridium cellulovorans 743B genomic window:
- a CDS encoding methyl-accepting chemotaxis protein: protein MIKNYKALKNVKITKNIIRLWVISIATTIAIAAVGYININKVYNITSEINDNVIPELKSWGDVNGYMGVLRNTLTKIIDRPYDENMNKLAYEYNDKITEIMDQQLKHEFNDEKEKQLINDAKSAYDNYFSFVPELIEQRKKGQAITKKMADEMTNYGNALTINITDIVDFQKSIANSQKEESQKIYNRSVVIYGVVFIISISLLTVISLILTFAIKNSIREFTSKLKVLSEGDFTVEIDTSLTNEFGSMNKALNKTITEIAQILRNIEADSSFISNQSTSLSTLSENMHSSTKEISGAIDAVAQGSSEQSTELIKMNNVLNVFGTSLEGIAATVFGVDKSTNVINGKAQKSNKELGQLIASIKGMSDSFNQVSSKVSELTGKVSEITEITKLINDIADQTNLLALNAAIEAARAGDSGKGFAVVADEIRKLAEQSKNSSNDINKLLNDIQTETEIVTQTTNEANKELLHEVAVIDTSIKSFKEIIESIGDILPKISEINKSVAIINESKNSIISVAENTSAVSEENSASAEEISATTEELINLANEVENSSRSLEDRTTSMSNQIKKFILNNN from the coding sequence ATGATAAAGAATTATAAGGCACTTAAAAACGTAAAGATAACAAAAAATATTATTAGACTTTGGGTAATTTCAATAGCAACAACTATTGCAATTGCAGCAGTAGGTTATATTAACATTAATAAAGTTTATAATATAACTAGTGAAATAAATGATAATGTTATTCCTGAACTTAAGTCATGGGGAGATGTAAATGGGTACATGGGAGTGCTAAGGAATACTCTAACTAAAATAATAGATAGACCGTATGATGAAAATATGAATAAGTTAGCTTATGAATACAATGATAAAATAACAGAAATTATGGATCAACAATTGAAACATGAGTTTAATGATGAAAAAGAAAAGCAATTAATAAATGATGCTAAATCTGCTTATGATAATTATTTTTCTTTTGTACCTGAGTTGATAGAGCAAAGAAAAAAAGGGCAAGCGATAACTAAAAAAATGGCTGATGAAATGACAAACTATGGTAATGCATTAACTATAAATATTACTGATATTGTAGATTTTCAGAAAAGTATAGCAAATTCTCAAAAAGAAGAATCGCAAAAAATTTATAATAGAAGCGTTGTTATTTATGGAGTCGTATTTATTATATCAATTAGTTTGTTGACAGTAATATCATTAATACTAACCTTTGCTATTAAGAATTCTATAAGGGAATTTACTAGTAAGTTAAAAGTTTTATCAGAAGGTGATTTTACAGTAGAAATAGATACAAGTCTTACCAATGAATTTGGTAGTATGAATAAGGCTTTAAATAAAACTATTACAGAGATTGCCCAGATATTAAGGAATATAGAGGCTGATTCAAGTTTTATATCTAATCAATCAACATCACTTTCAACATTATCAGAGAATATGCATTCTTCTACAAAGGAGATTTCAGGAGCTATTGATGCTGTGGCACAAGGTTCTTCTGAACAATCAACAGAACTTATAAAAATGAATAACGTATTAAATGTTTTTGGGACTTCATTAGAGGGGATTGCAGCAACTGTTTTTGGTGTAGATAAAAGTACTAATGTAATAAATGGGAAAGCACAAAAAAGTAATAAAGAGTTAGGACAACTTATAGCGTCTATAAAGGGCATGTCAGATTCTTTTAACCAGGTGAGTTCTAAGGTATCTGAATTAACAGGTAAAGTTAGTGAAATAACTGAAATAACAAAACTTATAAATGATATTGCAGATCAAACTAATCTTCTAGCATTAAATGCTGCTATAGAAGCTGCTAGGGCTGGCGATTCAGGAAAAGGATTTGCAGTAGTTGCTGATGAAATTAGGAAACTAGCAGAGCAATCAAAAAATTCTTCTAATGATATTAACAAGCTACTAAATGATATACAAACAGAGACTGAGATTGTCACGCAAACTACAAATGAGGCAAATAAGGAACTTTTACATGAGGTAGCAGTGATAGATACATCGATAAAATCTTTTAAAGAGATTATTGAATCTATAGGAGATATATTGCCTAAGATAAGTGAGATAAATAAATCTGTTGCAATTATAAATGAAAGTAAGAATAGTATTATTTCTGTTGCGGAGAACACTTCAGCCGTTTCAGAAGAGAATTCAGCTTCAGCAGAAGAAATTTCTGCTACTACAGAGGAATTGATTAATTTGGCTAATGAGGTGGAAAACTCTTCTCGTTCGTTAGAGGATAGAACAACGTCTATGAGCAATCAAATTAAAAAGTTTATATTGAATAATAACTAG
- a CDS encoding Ig-like domain-containing protein codes for MKKKCKMKGKYLALALSLSCIITPQLSYASEVDNTTMASNNGSFINLDWTKLSWDNLDWNELNYGIYWYGIGNKPYKFIPNETNPAFDPSKPTIIYIHGWQPNYSLIKHRESFYFYGENAADSWIKAGWNVGVFYWNQFSDELSVEDAESKIWSPTARNSMRWRKSDGSYDVSSSIKKSSADLLYEEYVKALSGYKGSSIRIVGHSLGSQMAIRLTKLISDNVDSGAIPPELLPSRVALLDPYFSNLGKEYLNYRWTGEVARECVSSFINNKNIPFELYKSSALTSGLAGDDNDELKKMCAYTELKPLFHAPIQQVEKHYDGKYTYFCSYRVSSPAEYVGTTPTGNVAASARTDTQRIAEMMGKKYYWTQAADIFTEDVSDDTFSRSTRNISVSPVTGLNLNTYNANVKVGEYISLIPTIAPDNATNKIVLWQSYDDKVAKVCVNGQVKGENPGMVKIICNTADGKLQKVCNVNVIE; via the coding sequence ATGAAAAAGAAATGTAAGATGAAAGGAAAATATTTAGCATTAGCTCTTAGTCTATCATGTATTATTACTCCTCAATTAAGTTATGCAAGTGAAGTAGACAATACTACAATGGCATCAAATAACGGAAGTTTTATAAATCTAGATTGGACTAAATTAAGTTGGGACAATCTAGATTGGAATGAATTGAACTATGGAATATATTGGTATGGGATAGGGAATAAGCCATATAAGTTTATTCCTAATGAGACTAATCCAGCTTTTGATCCTTCAAAACCAACAATTATATATATACACGGTTGGCAGCCGAATTATTCTTTGATTAAACATAGAGAATCTTTCTATTTTTATGGAGAAAATGCAGCGGATTCATGGATAAAAGCTGGCTGGAATGTTGGCGTGTTTTATTGGAATCAATTTTCAGATGAATTAAGTGTTGAAGATGCTGAAAGTAAAATATGGTCACCGACAGCACGTAATAGCATGAGATGGAGGAAATCTGATGGTAGTTATGATGTTTCAAGTTCTATAAAGAAGAGTTCTGCTGATTTATTATATGAAGAGTATGTAAAAGCTTTAAGTGGATATAAGGGAAGTTCTATTAGAATTGTTGGACATTCATTAGGAAGTCAAATGGCAATAAGACTTACAAAATTAATCAGTGATAATGTAGATAGTGGAGCAATTCCACCAGAGTTATTACCATCTAGGGTAGCGTTATTAGATCCGTATTTCTCTAACTTAGGAAAAGAATATTTAAATTATAGATGGACGGGTGAAGTGGCAAGGGAGTGTGTATCATCATTTATAAATAATAAAAATATACCTTTTGAGCTATATAAATCATCTGCGCTAACTAGTGGATTAGCTGGAGATGATAATGATGAATTGAAGAAAATGTGTGCTTATACAGAGTTAAAGCCATTATTTCATGCACCAATTCAACAGGTAGAGAAGCATTATGATGGAAAATATACATATTTTTGTTCCTATAGAGTTTCTTCACCTGCAGAATATGTTGGAACAACTCCTACAGGAAATGTAGCAGCATCTGCAAGAACAGATACTCAAAGAATTGCAGAAATGATGGGCAAAAAATACTATTGGACTCAAGCAGCGGATATATTTACGGAAGATGTAAGTGATGATACCTTTTCTAGAAGTACAAGAAATATCTCAGTTAGTCCAGTAACTGGTTTAAATTTAAATACATATAATGCTAATGTTAAAGTTGGAGAATATATAAGTTTGATACCAACTATAGCACCTGACAATGCAACAAATAAAATAGTACTTTGGCAGTCTTACGATGACAAGGTAGCAAAGGTATGCGTTAATGGACAAGTTAAGGGTGAGAATCCTGGAATGGTGAAAATAATTTGCAACACTGCCGACGGAAAGTTACAGAAGGTTTGTAATGTAAATGTAATTGAATAG
- a CDS encoding acyl-CoA reductase gives MKSETVCESNVLIKNINGLELELTYSSRDQVIEEIKRLRKSKSKSHAISVQDTIDLLDRCGRLWLDRGYSKVHIERLANILNQSEELVTYELENSMRMLLRENLEIIIKEELGNIDILDNWVPTSYGAVHRQPRGVMFHNISGNAFVVVPTSIGMGLLSKNCNLVKVSADEPYFAYAFYESLVQLDPSIKDRLSVLYFSSECSDIYETVVREMDCVIHWGGEYSGRIMAELCAKYNSHLIMHGAKISFEVIDKVEDIKTIAKGIASDVICWEQKACLSPRMVFANKKIDINILAETVAESLKELTEVFPKAYLSPWSSMKSIQDRQYCLLKYSVDEEKPAKVFASCNADYTVILSNRMPEKKDIDRCFNRLIFVCPYENKDEVHDYVEENLKQFLQTMGYSGDDHEFIEKMTLLGVSIVTKPGEMPAHYPGTSHDGMHNLQEMTYVVSRQL, from the coding sequence ATGAAGAGCGAAACTGTTTGTGAAAGTAATGTTTTAATAAAGAATATAAATGGCCTGGAATTAGAATTAACTTACTCAAGTAGAGATCAGGTAATTGAGGAAATAAAAAGACTTAGAAAAAGTAAAAGTAAGAGTCATGCAATATCAGTGCAGGATACAATTGATCTTTTGGATAGGTGTGGAAGATTGTGGCTTGATAGAGGATACTCCAAAGTACATATAGAAAGATTAGCTAACATATTGAATCAAAGTGAAGAACTTGTAACATATGAACTTGAAAATAGTATGAGAATGCTTTTAAGAGAAAATCTTGAGATAATCATTAAAGAAGAACTTGGTAACATTGATATACTAGATAATTGGGTTCCAACAAGTTATGGAGCTGTGCATAGACAGCCAAGAGGTGTGATGTTTCATAATATTTCTGGAAATGCATTTGTAGTTGTTCCGACAAGTATAGGTATGGGGTTATTATCAAAGAACTGTAATTTAGTAAAGGTTTCTGCTGATGAACCATATTTTGCGTATGCTTTCTATGAAAGTTTGGTACAGCTTGATCCAAGTATAAAAGATAGACTATCTGTTTTATACTTTAGTAGTGAATGTTCTGATATATATGAGACTGTCGTGAGAGAAATGGATTGTGTTATACATTGGGGTGGAGAATATTCAGGAAGGATAATGGCAGAGTTATGTGCAAAATATAATTCTCATTTAATAATGCATGGTGCTAAAATTAGTTTTGAAGTTATAGATAAAGTAGAAGATATTAAGACTATTGCAAAAGGTATTGCTAGTGATGTGATATGTTGGGAGCAAAAAGCCTGTTTGTCTCCTAGGATGGTATTTGCCAATAAAAAAATAGACATTAATATTCTTGCAGAAACTGTAGCAGAAAGCTTGAAAGAGCTTACAGAGGTTTTCCCAAAGGCATATCTGAGTCCTTGGAGTTCTATGAAATCAATACAAGACCGACAGTATTGTTTATTAAAATATAGTGTTGATGAGGAGAAACCGGCAAAGGTGTTTGCATCGTGTAATGCCGACTATACTGTGATTTTAAGCAACAGAATGCCTGAAAAAAAGGATATTGATAGATGCTTTAATAGACTTATATTTGTTTGCCCATATGAAAATAAAGATGAAGTACATGATTATGTTGAAGAAAATTTAAAGCAATTCCTTCAAACTATGGGGTATAGTGGTGACGACCACGAATTTATTGAAAAAATGACGTTACTTGGTGTAAGCATAGTCACTAAGCCAGGGGAAATGCCAGCACATTATCCAGGAACTTCTCATGATGGAATGCACAATTTGCAGGAAATGACTTACGTAGTTAGTAGACAACTATAA
- a CDS encoding acyl-protein synthetase: MNNFFQDLKENVINQYKQCQAYKLLCDSQGFNPSINLNTEKDIENIPFIATTLFKKSADIFKHLLRVPVETIEKWTVSSSTSGDPSMVGRRRQELMQIGEINERDKEITRPYIVQECVFYPEPEVMRKHKSEMILGRPTESYMGNLLDLFEFKEGTIFLVKEEDEDLTIDIDKFKNFIIKHDQLEEHLAIRGSTLLIFNAIKELEETMRPVKLGKNVLVHTGGGGWEGKKGNISTGIAITRQEFVETVASFLGIPEENFIDGYSFTENTCGILGHYSKEYKDYLFHVPKWGKVIIRDIKTLKPLYNPGDRGFVQILNAYGTDSFAGASILVDDIAEIVSMDQCPDCNKYAMTIKVIGRVKGAEAKGCGATLNVRSEI, translated from the coding sequence ATGAATAATTTTTTTCAGGATTTAAAGGAAAACGTAATTAATCAGTATAAACAATGCCAAGCTTATAAATTATTATGTGACAGTCAAGGGTTTAATCCAAGCATAAATTTAAATACAGAAAAGGATATAGAAAATATACCATTTATTGCAACTACTCTGTTTAAAAAGTCTGCTGATATATTCAAGCATCTATTAAGGGTGCCAGTAGAGACAATTGAAAAATGGACAGTATCTAGTAGTACAAGCGGAGATCCAAGTATGGTTGGTAGACGAAGGCAAGAACTTATGCAGATAGGTGAAATTAATGAACGGGATAAGGAAATTACTCGTCCATATATTGTACAAGAGTGTGTCTTTTATCCAGAACCAGAAGTTATGAGAAAGCATAAAAGTGAAATGATTTTAGGAAGACCAACAGAATCATATATGGGTAATTTATTGGATCTTTTCGAATTTAAAGAAGGTACAATATTTCTTGTTAAAGAAGAGGATGAAGACCTAACGATTGATATTGATAAGTTTAAGAACTTTATAATTAAACATGATCAATTAGAAGAACATCTTGCTATAAGAGGCTCAACTTTGCTAATTTTTAATGCGATAAAAGAGTTGGAAGAAACTATGAGACCTGTAAAGTTGGGGAAGAATGTATTAGTTCACACTGGTGGCGGGGGCTGGGAAGGAAAGAAAGGAAACATAAGTACAGGAATAGCAATAACAAGACAAGAATTTGTTGAAACTGTGGCTAGTTTTCTTGGAATTCCAGAAGAAAACTTTATCGATGGATACTCTTTTACTGAAAATACTTGCGGTATCTTAGGTCATTATTCTAAGGAATATAAAGACTATCTTTTTCATGTGCCAAAATGGGGAAAGGTCATTATTAGAGATATAAAAACTTTAAAACCATTATATAATCCAGGTGATAGAGGGTTTGTTCAAATATTAAATGCCTATGGAACTGATAGCTTTGCAGGAGCATCAATATTGGTTGATGATATTGCTGAAATAGTATCTATGGATCAGTGCCCTGATTGTAATAAGTATGCTATGACAATAAAAGTTATTGGCAGAGTTAAAGGGGCAGAAGCTAAAGGATGCGGAGCTACTCTTAACGTAAGGAGTGAAATATAA
- a CDS encoding indolepyruvate oxidoreductase subunit beta has translation MNILISAVGGQGALLASRILGKLAQNVGLDVKISEVHGMSQRGGSVVTHVKFGDKIFSPVIESGTADVILSFELLECANYIHYLKKEGTLIVNTQKIEPMPVITGATLYPSNLISEISKLPVNLYTVDAVGLASRAGNVKAVNLVLVGILASITDIEKSEWKKVIEETSPLKFLEINLKAFDFGYNYKDSYQSENSYIYG, from the coding sequence ATGAATATTTTAATATCAGCAGTAGGAGGACAGGGAGCCTTACTCGCTAGCAGAATACTTGGTAAACTTGCTCAAAATGTTGGATTGGATGTGAAGATTTCTGAAGTTCATGGTATGTCTCAACGAGGAGGTAGTGTTGTTACGCACGTTAAGTTTGGAGATAAGATATTTTCACCAGTTATAGAGAGTGGAACTGCGGATGTAATTCTTTCTTTTGAATTACTTGAGTGTGCCAATTACATACATTATTTAAAGAAGGAAGGAACATTAATAGTAAATACTCAAAAGATTGAGCCTATGCCAGTAATAACTGGGGCGACACTTTATCCTAGCAATCTAATTTCTGAGATTTCTAAGTTGCCAGTAAACCTTTATACAGTTGATGCAGTAGGACTTGCAAGTAGAGCTGGAAATGTTAAGGCTGTCAATTTAGTTTTAGTAGGTATTTTAGCATCCATTACAGATATAGAAAAATCAGAATGGAAGAAAGTTATAGAAGAGACTAGTCCTTTAAAATTTTTAGAGATAAATTTAAAGGCTTTTGATTTTGGATATAATTATAAGGATTCGTATCAGTCAGAAAATAGTTATATATATGGGTAA
- the iorA gene encoding indolepyruvate ferredoxin oxidoreductase subunit alpha, giving the protein MKKLMTGNEAIARGAFEYGVTVATAYPGTPSTEILSNISKYENINGEWSSNEKVALEIGIGASIAGARTLVAMKHVGLNVAADPLMSISYPGVNGGLVIAVADDSGQHSSQNEQDTRYFGVFAKVPVVEPSDSQECKEFVGAALRISEDFDTPVILRLSTRVSHSQSIVYLEDQQINLVKEYDKNPNKYIVAPAVSKKRRVLAEARLKKLEEFAEITELNKVEYNDLNIGIITSGIAYQYVKEVFPSASILKLGLSYPLPRNKITEFVNKCDSTFVIEELEPIFEEKIKSWGLGVVGKEVIPTVGELSPEIIRKSILKEVMDEVVVEFSEFIPNRPPVLCPGCHHRGVFYVLKKLGLHVSGDIGCYTLAAFPPLDAMETAICMGASIGMAFGFEKAQGKDFSKNTVAVIGDSTFIHSGITALIDVVYNKGNTTVIILDNSTTAMTGHQENPATGYTLRGEPTLSIDFEALGKAIGIKRVRTIDAYDIENLEKVVADETMAEEPSLIITKRPCVLLERANIVKEALKVNSKLCKGCRECLKIGCPSIGIKNNKAEINNILCVGCELCKKVCRFGAIETSQGEVE; this is encoded by the coding sequence TTGAAAAAATTAATGACAGGAAACGAGGCAATAGCCAGAGGGGCATTTGAATATGGTGTAACGGTTGCAACTGCATATCCAGGTACGCCGAGCACAGAAATTCTGAGCAATATATCAAAATATGAAAACATTAATGGCGAATGGTCATCTAATGAAAAGGTAGCCCTGGAGATTGGAATCGGTGCGTCAATTGCAGGAGCTAGAACACTGGTTGCAATGAAACATGTGGGATTGAATGTCGCAGCAGATCCTCTTATGTCGATTTCTTATCCAGGAGTAAATGGAGGGCTTGTAATTGCAGTTGCAGATGATTCTGGGCAACACAGTTCACAAAATGAACAGGATACAAGGTATTTTGGAGTTTTTGCGAAGGTGCCAGTGGTAGAACCTTCAGATAGTCAAGAATGTAAAGAGTTTGTAGGAGCTGCACTTAGGATAAGTGAAGATTTTGATACACCAGTAATACTAAGGTTGAGTACAAGGGTTTCGCATTCACAAAGTATCGTTTACCTAGAAGACCAACAAATAAATTTGGTGAAAGAATATGACAAAAACCCAAATAAGTACATAGTTGCGCCTGCAGTTTCGAAGAAGAGAAGAGTTCTCGCTGAAGCAAGATTAAAAAAGCTAGAAGAGTTTGCAGAAATAACTGAGTTGAATAAAGTTGAGTATAATGATTTGAATATAGGAATAATTACTAGTGGAATAGCTTATCAATATGTAAAAGAAGTTTTTCCTAGTGCGTCAATTTTAAAGTTGGGTCTTTCTTATCCATTGCCTAGAAATAAAATAACTGAGTTTGTAAATAAGTGCGATAGTACTTTCGTAATTGAAGAATTAGAACCTATCTTTGAAGAAAAGATAAAATCATGGGGACTTGGAGTAGTAGGTAAGGAAGTTATTCCTACTGTAGGGGAGTTAAGTCCTGAAATTATAAGGAAGAGTATTTTAAAAGAGGTAATGGATGAGGTCGTAGTTGAGTTTTCTGAGTTTATTCCTAATAGACCACCTGTTTTATGTCCAGGCTGTCACCATAGGGGAGTATTCTATGTTTTAAAGAAACTAGGACTACATGTTTCTGGGGATATAGGATGCTATACTTTGGCAGCATTTCCACCATTAGATGCGATGGAGACAGCTATTTGTATGGGAGCGAGCATAGGAATGGCTTTTGGGTTTGAAAAAGCTCAGGGAAAAGATTTTTCAAAAAATACTGTAGCGGTTATTGGAGATTCAACTTTTATACATTCAGGAATTACTGCATTAATAGATGTCGTCTATAATAAAGGAAATACAACAGTAATTATATTAGATAACTCCACAACTGCTATGACTGGACACCAAGAAAATCCTGCAACTGGCTATACCTTAAGAGGTGAACCAACCTTATCGATCGATTTTGAAGCTCTAGGAAAGGCTATTGGTATTAAGCGCGTCCGGACGATAGATGCTTATGATATTGAAAATTTAGAGAAAGTCGTTGCTGATGAAACTATGGCTGAAGAACCATCATTAATAATAACAAAAAGGCCCTGTGTTTTATTGGAAAGGGCGAATATAGTGAAAGAAGCATTAAAGGTAAATTCAAAATTATGCAAAGGCTGCAGAGAATGTCTTAAGATCGGATGTCCTTCTATAGGGATTAAGAATAATAAGGCAGAGATTAATAATATTCTATGTGTAGGATGTGAACTTTGCAAGAAGGTCTGTAGGTTTGGAGCAATCGAAACAAGTCAGGGGGAAGTAGAATGA
- the tlp gene encoding small acid-soluble spore protein Tlp codes for MRNKPDDRRDNVDKIQYNIGKTIQNCELADEMIAKTDDQKTRQDLIDKNKRREDALSGMRKEIRDEAIAKENGYK; via the coding sequence ATGAGAAACAAACCAGATGATAGGCGAGATAATGTAGATAAAATTCAATATAACATTGGTAAGACTATTCAAAATTGTGAGCTTGCTGATGAAATGATTGCTAAAACTGATGATCAAAAAACAAGGCAAGATTTAATAGATAAAAATAAGAGAAGAGAAGATGCTCTTAGTGGTATGAGAAAAGAAATTAGAGATGAAGCAATAGCTAAGGAAAATGGATATAAATAA
- a CDS encoding ThuA domain-containing protein: MLKVTIWNEYIHEREDEHIKKIYPKGIHDCIAEFLGREKDIEIQIATLDMYEHGLTEEVLMNTDVLIWWGHRAHEKVEDVIVDRVKKRVLQGMGLIALHSAHHSKIMKELLGTTLNLRWRHGDRERVWCIDHSHPIAEGLPDYFELENEEMYGEAFDIPKPDDVIFLGWFAGGEVFRSGCTFTRGKGKIFYFQPGHEEYPIYYKPEIQKIITNAIRWAKPINMNNAPLECIGMPPKPEELLEKNFQ; the protein is encoded by the coding sequence ATGTTAAAGGTTACAATTTGGAATGAATATATACATGAGCGAGAAGATGAACATATCAAGAAAATATATCCAAAGGGGATTCATGACTGTATTGCAGAGTTTTTAGGTAGGGAAAAAGATATAGAAATTCAGATAGCGACATTGGATATGTATGAGCATGGATTAACAGAAGAAGTTTTAATGAATACAGATGTTCTTATTTGGTGGGGACATAGGGCGCATGAAAAAGTAGAAGATGTAATTGTAGATAGAGTTAAAAAGAGAGTATTGCAAGGCATGGGTTTAATTGCTCTTCATTCAGCACATCATAGTAAAATTATGAAAGAACTATTAGGGACAACATTGAACTTAAGGTGGAGACATGGAGATAGAGAAAGAGTATGGTGTATTGATCATTCACATCCAATTGCAGAAGGATTACCAGATTATTTTGAACTTGAGAACGAAGAAATGTATGGTGAAGCCTTTGATATACCAAAACCTGATGATGTAATATTCCTAGGTTGGTTTGCAGGTGGAGAAGTATTTAGAAGTGGTTGTACTTTTACAAGAGGAAAAGGAAAAATATTTTATTTTCAACCAGGTCATGAAGAGTATCCTATTTACTACAAACCAGAAATACAGAAGATTATTACAAATGCCATAAGATGGGCAAAACCAATAAATATGAATAATGCACCATTAGAATGCATAGGTATGCCCCCGAAACCAGAGGAACTATTAGAGAAAAATTTTCAATAG
- a CDS encoding sugar phosphate isomerase/epimerase family protein, which yields MKLSVFYDHILVASEQTGYELLDILKKVNELGIEGVECDIEHIRSCKEELKKKLGEAKIKVASVYGFFDFGNNLDYEKGYTFIDDAAYFRAGRVLVIPGFVEEKEGEVYQMALSNMVDVLNKICDYAETKNIVVTLEDFDHHTAPFSTDEELIWFMERVPKLRCTFDTGNFMYSEVNELKAFELLKDKIVHVHCKDRALVPVSGEEPTNTIAGRGMYTSPVGYGSIQMKEIVNRLKEINYEGFLAIEHFGSQNQIEYIEKSANWILSNI from the coding sequence ATGAAATTATCTGTTTTTTATGATCACATACTTGTTGCTAGTGAACAAACAGGATATGAATTGTTAGATATATTAAAGAAAGTAAATGAACTTGGTATTGAAGGCGTTGAATGTGATATTGAACATATAAGAAGCTGTAAAGAAGAATTAAAGAAAAAGCTTGGTGAAGCAAAGATTAAAGTTGCTTCTGTTTATGGGTTCTTTGATTTTGGGAATAACTTAGACTATGAAAAAGGCTACACTTTTATTGATGATGCAGCATACTTTCGAGCAGGAAGAGTCCTTGTTATTCCTGGATTTGTAGAGGAAAAAGAAGGTGAAGTATATCAAATGGCGTTAAGTAATATGGTAGATGTATTAAATAAAATTTGTGATTATGCAGAAACAAAAAATATAGTAGTAACACTAGAAGATTTCGATCATCATACAGCACCATTTTCTACGGATGAGGAGCTTATTTGGTTTATGGAACGTGTACCAAAACTAAGGTGTACATTTGATACGGGGAATTTTATGTATTCAGAAGTTAATGAGTTAAAAGCTTTTGAGTTACTTAAGGATAAGATAGTTCATGTCCACTGCAAAGACAGAGCGTTAGTACCTGTTAGTGGTGAAGAACCAACTAATACAATAGCAGGAAGAGGAATGTACACATCACCAGTTGGCTATGGTTCTATCCAAATGAAAGAAATAGTTAATAGATTAAAGGAAATCAACTATGAAGGTTTCTTAGCTATTGAACATTTTGGGTCACAAAATCAGATAGAGTATATTGAGAAATCAGCTAATTGGATATTATCTAATATATAA
- the queE gene encoding putative 7-carboxy-7-deazaguanine synthase QueE → MYKVVEKFVSINGEGLRAGELAVFIRFLGCNLKCSYCDTKWANEPECPYELMSGEEIYAYIKETGVRNVTLTGGEPLIQKEMKELIDLLLKDGLLRIEIETNGSVDVQQINYSSERVSITLDYKGKSSLMEGYMKRDSFKLLTKKDSVKFVVGDNEDLERALSFIKECELLEKTNVLFSCIFDKIQPAEVVEFMKNNKLIEARIQLQLHKYIWGPTVKGV, encoded by the coding sequence ATGTATAAGGTTGTAGAAAAGTTCGTAAGCATAAATGGTGAAGGGTTAAGAGCAGGAGAATTGGCTGTTTTTATAAGATTTTTAGGATGTAATCTGAAGTGTTCCTATTGTGATACTAAATGGGCTAATGAGCCAGAATGTCCTTATGAATTAATGAGTGGTGAAGAAATTTATGCCTATATAAAAGAAACTGGTGTAAGAAATGTAACTTTAACAGGTGGAGAACCACTAATTCAAAAAGAGATGAAAGAACTTATAGATCTTCTACTAAAGGATGGACTTCTTCGAATTGAAATTGAGACTAATGGTAGTGTAGATGTTCAGCAGATTAATTATTCATCGGAAAGAGTCAGTATAACTTTAGACTATAAAGGAAAATCTTCACTGATGGAAGGATATATGAAGAGAGATAGCTTTAAGTTATTAACAAAAAAAGATTCAGTTAAGTTTGTAGTGGGTGACAATGAAGATTTAGAAAGAGCGTTATCTTTTATAAAAGAATGCGAGCTATTAGAAAAAACAAATGTATTGTTTAGTTGTATATTCGATAAAATACAGCCAGCAGAAGTAGTTGAATTTATGAAAAACAATAAGTTAATAGAAGCAAGGATTCAACTTCAGCTTCATAAATATATTTGGGGACCTACTGTTAAAGGTGTATAA